TATTGGCTCGACCAATACCGCGGCTTTTTTCGTTGGTTAATTTTTGCCTTGTCATTACCGAGTTTTTGCTATTCGGCAAGTGGTTATTATGTTTCGGCCTACAAAAGCATCAAATCGAAAATGCTCAACATTGATATCCCAATTGCTTTGGGAATTATTGTCATGTTTGTGCGAAGCACCGTTGATATTATAATGGACTATGGATCTGGTTTTTTTGACAGTTTAACCGGATTGGTTTTCTTCATGCTTTTAGGAAAAATGTTCCAAATCAAAACCTATAGTTTTTTAAGTTTTGAACGTGATTTCAAATCCTATTTTCCAATTGCAATTACCCGCATTCAAGGAAATCTGGAAGAAAGTGTTCCCATTTATGATATTGAAAAAGGAGATCGATTGTTGATTCGAAATCAAGAATTAATTCCAGTAGATGGTATTTTAATTACGGAGACTGCAGAGATTGATTATAGTTTTGTAACCGGTGAAGCCATTCCAATTACTAAAAAATCAGGCGATAAAGTATTCGCAGGAGGAAAGCAAATTGGGAAAATAATTGAAATGGAAGTTTTGTATTCGGTTTCACAAAGTTATTTGACGCAACTATGGAGCAATGATGTCTTTCAAAAAAATGTGGAGCAAAAGCACAAAACCATCACCGATCAGATTTCGCGATATTTCACACCCATTTTGCTTTTAATTGCATTTGCTAGCTTTAGTTATTGGATTTTGAAAGATACCAATACGGCATTTAATGTGTTTACTGCCGTATTAATTGTCGCCTGCCCGTGTGCTTTGGCATTGACAGCGCCTTTTACTTTTGGTAATATTTTACGAATACTGGGTAAGAAAAAGTTTTATCTTAAAAATGCTTTAGTTATTGAGCAATTAGCCAAAGTAGATACGATTGTTTTTGACAAAACAGGAACCATTACCACTAATAAAAAATCCAATATTGCATTTCAAGGTAATTCAATCTCAGAAGAAGACCTCGTTTTAATTAAAAATGTGCTTCGTGCTTCCAATCATCCATTGAGCCGAATGTTATATGATTTTTTACCAGAAACTCAAAAACTAAAATTGGATCATTTTGAAGAAATAACTGGCAAAGGGATACAAGCAAGTATCAACGGAACGACGATTCAATTGGGATCGTCTTCGTTTGTGGGTGCCAATGAAGAAAATGCAATCCAACAAACTTCAGTTCACATATCTATCAATCAAAATTATATTGGTAAGTACATTTTTAACAATCAATATAGAGAAGGTTTGTCCAGTCTTTTTGCATATTTAAGTCAAGGGTACCAATTGAAAATTTTATCAGGTGATAATGAAGGAGAACGAAATGCATTGGAACAATTATTACCACCGGGCACCGAATTGATTTTCAATCAGAAACCGGAACAGAAATTAGAGTTTATTAAAAGTCTCCAAAACCAAGGCCAAAATGTTATGATGGTGGGCGATGGGCTGAATGACGCTGGTGCCTTGGCGCAAAGCAATGTTGGGATTTCTATTTCTGAAAATGTGAATGTTTTTTCCCCAGCTTGTGATGCTATTTTGGATGCGAGTGTTTTTCAGCAACTGGATTCCTTTATGCTACTTTCTAAAAAAGCAATCACGACAATTAAAATGAGTTTTACGGTTTCTTTATTGTACAATGTAGTCGGACTATCCTTTGCAATTACGGGTAATTTATTGCCTTTAGTGGCAGCGATAATCATGCCTTTGAGTACGATTACAATTGTCAGTTTTGTGACAGTAATGAGTAATTATTATTCCAATAAATGCAGTCAATAATAGGTATTTGTCAAGTATTTACTACGGCATGACAAATGTCATATTTTTTGAGAATCACGAGTTATAATTTTGTTAACATAAAAGTAAGGTATGAGTGTCATTTATTTATTAATCTCCATTAGTATTCTAGTCGCTATCGGTTTTTTTATTGCCTTTATACGTGCGGTAAAAACGGGCCAATACGATGACGATTATACCCCATCGGTTCGAATGCTTTTTGACGATGAGCTTAAAATAACCCCAAATAAATCAGTACAAATAACAGAAGAAAAACAAATTTAATTATGGAAATGCAACAATTTTATTACGACAACAAAATTGTAAAGAAATTCATTTACGCTACCATCGTATTTGGTGTAGTGGGAATGTTAGTTGGACTTATTCTGGCTTTTATGTTTCTTTTTCCCAATATCACCGACGGAATTTCGTGGTTGAGTTTTGGTAGATTGAGACCTTTACATACCAATGCAGTTATTTTTGCTTTTGTGGGTAACGCCATGTTTGCAGGAGTTTATTATTCGCTGCAACGTTTGTTAAAGGCAAGAATGTTTAGTGATTTCTTGAGTAACTTAAACTTTTGGGGTTGGCAATTAATTATTGTTGCGGCAGCCATTTCTTTACCCTTAGGATATAGTACTTCAAAAGAATATG
This sequence is a window from Flavobacterium ammoniigenes. Protein-coding genes within it:
- a CDS encoding heavy metal translocating P-type ATPase, with product MDTKNCFHCGLDIVAKEEIVFDDKSFCCTGCKTVYEIFSLNDMTCYYDFEKSPGATPQDINGKYDFLDNESIVSKLLEFEENTTAIVSLSIPHIHCSSCIWILENLQRLKKGISTSQVNFPEKKVRINYQTDLVSLKEIVNLLSSIGYEPYISLENYEAGSNHVDRTLTYKLGVAFFCFGNIMLLSFPEYFEVKEYWLDQYRGFFRWLIFALSLPSFCYSASGYYVSAYKSIKSKMLNIDIPIALGIIVMFVRSTVDIIMDYGSGFFDSLTGLVFFMLLGKMFQIKTYSFLSFERDFKSYFPIAITRIQGNLEESVPIYDIEKGDRLLIRNQELIPVDGILITETAEIDYSFVTGEAIPITKKSGDKVFAGGKQIGKIIEMEVLYSVSQSYLTQLWSNDVFQKNVEQKHKTITDQISRYFTPILLLIAFASFSYWILKDTNTAFNVFTAVLIVACPCALALTAPFTFGNILRILGKKKFYLKNALVIEQLAKVDTIVFDKTGTITTNKKSNIAFQGNSISEEDLVLIKNVLRASNHPLSRMLYDFLPETQKLKLDHFEEITGKGIQASINGTTIQLGSSSFVGANEENAIQQTSVHISINQNYIGKYIFNNQYREGLSSLFAYLSQGYQLKILSGDNEGERNALEQLLPPGTELIFNQKPEQKLEFIKSLQNQGQNVMMVGDGLNDAGALAQSNVGISISENVNVFSPACDAILDASVFQQLDSFMLLSKKAITTIKMSFTVSLLYNVVGLSFAITGNLLPLVAAIIMPLSTITIVSFVTVMSNYYSNKCSQ
- the ccoS gene encoding cbb3-type cytochrome oxidase assembly protein CcoS; this encodes MSVIYLLISISILVAIGFFIAFIRAVKTGQYDDDYTPSVRMLFDDELKITPNKSVQITEEKQI